The following proteins come from a genomic window of Gimesia chilikensis:
- a CDS encoding TlpA disulfide reductase family protein → MVNLRQTPVIFFEEKSFWTTVFCSTLLILSSACESSESTDLTEAASPSQASNESVTPVPLEIGDWRRVEELIREHAGQIVVVDLWSTSCPPCIQEFPDFVALQQRFPESVVCISFNCDYFGGKRHSPESFRPQVKQFLTKQRAHFPNILSNVAAEEFFPSIELASMPATYVYDRQGKVAKRFDNDHGYYGKGGYTYQKDVIPFLKSLVEQQQTK, encoded by the coding sequence ATGGTGAATTTACGGCAAACCCCCGTAATCTTTTTTGAGGAAAAGTCGTTCTGGACCACCGTTTTCTGTTCGACACTTCTGATATTGAGCTCTGCCTGCGAGTCGTCGGAATCGACGGATCTCACTGAGGCTGCTTCCCCTTCCCAGGCGTCCAATGAGTCGGTTACTCCCGTTCCGCTGGAAATCGGGGACTGGCGGCGTGTTGAAGAACTGATTCGAGAACACGCCGGCCAGATTGTTGTCGTCGATCTCTGGTCGACCTCCTGTCCCCCCTGCATACAGGAGTTCCCGGATTTCGTCGCTCTGCAGCAGCGGTTTCCTGAATCGGTGGTCTGCATCTCGTTCAATTGTGATTACTTCGGCGGGAAACGGCACTCGCCGGAATCATTCCGCCCTCAGGTGAAGCAGTTCCTGACAAAACAGCGGGCGCACTTTCCCAATATCCTGAGTAATGTTGCCGCTGAGGAATTCTTCCCTTCCATCGAGCTGGCTTCGATGCCCGCGACCTATGTTTATGATCGCCAGGGGAAAGTCGCTAAACGCTTTGACAATGATCATGGTTACTATGGCAAAGGGGGCTATACCTATCAGAAGGATGTGATCCCCTTTCTGAAATCTCTTGTCGAACAGCAGCAGACTAAATAA
- a CDS encoding M28 family peptidase encodes MQFTQAGRRVLLFFFPLMIGTVYFFCLVNHTCAAEPEFNASRSFGYLTKICRLKSRVSGSTGMAEQQKLIAEHFRELKAQVKFQSFDAPHPIRGTPVRMNNMIVSWNPDAKQRILLACHYDTRPFPDRDRYNPQGLFIGANDGASGVAFLMELGNLMSELKISHGYGVDFVFFDGEELVYRQNDPYFLGSKYFANQYKSEPRDYEYVYGVLFDMIADKNLAIYMEKNSIKYAPQLTRSIWLAAQKVGVRQFIPQAKFEIRDDHLPLNEIAGIPTCDIIDFDYPAWHTTRDVPRACSGASLEKVGKVMIYWLQNIPEVKN; translated from the coding sequence ATGCAATTTACCCAGGCAGGCAGACGCGTTCTCTTATTCTTTTTCCCGTTGATGATCGGGACTGTGTACTTCTTCTGTCTGGTAAACCACACTTGTGCCGCCGAGCCTGAATTCAATGCCTCCCGTTCATTCGGCTACCTCACGAAAATCTGCCGCCTGAAGTCGCGGGTCAGCGGTTCGACCGGCATGGCGGAACAGCAGAAACTGATCGCCGAACATTTTCGCGAGCTGAAGGCCCAGGTTAAGTTTCAGTCCTTCGATGCGCCGCATCCCATCCGGGGCACTCCCGTGCGGATGAACAACATGATCGTCAGCTGGAATCCGGATGCCAAACAACGCATCCTGCTGGCCTGTCATTACGACACACGTCCGTTTCCCGATCGCGACCGCTACAACCCGCAGGGTCTGTTCATCGGTGCGAACGATGGTGCAAGCGGCGTCGCCTTTCTGATGGAACTCGGCAACCTGATGTCCGAGCTCAAAATCAGCCATGGCTACGGAGTCGATTTCGTTTTCTTTGACGGCGAAGAGCTGGTCTACCGACAGAACGATCCCTATTTTCTGGGTTCCAAGTATTTCGCAAACCAATATAAATCGGAACCGCGCGACTACGAATACGTATACGGCGTGCTGTTCGACATGATTGCCGATAAAAATCTCGCGATCTACATGGAAAAGAACAGTATCAAGTATGCTCCACAGCTGACGCGCAGCATCTGGCTGGCAGCACAAAAAGTGGGGGTCAGGCAGTTCATCCCCCAGGCAAAATTTGAGATCCGCGACGATCATTTACCCTTGAATGAAATCGCGGGGATTCCGACCTGCGACATCATCGACTTCGATTACCCGGCCTGGCATACCACACGGGATGTTCCCCGTGCCTGCTCGGGTGCGAGCCTGGAAAAAGTAGGCAAAGTCATGATTTACTGGCTACAAAATATTCCCGAAGTTAAAAACTAA
- the xylB gene encoding xylulokinase, translating into MAVFLGVDVGTSGTKTLAMQEDGTILASATEEYPLYSPHPGWSEQDPEDWWQATIKSIRKVLKTGKIKAADVKGIGLSGQMHGSVFLNKEHEVIRPALLWNDQRTAAECAEIEQRAGGRKKLIKLVANPALTGFTAPKILWLRNHEPKHFDKTVQVLLPKDYIRFRLTGEFATEVSDASGTLLLDVKQRNWSRPLLSKLELDDSLLPDVYESEDVSGHLTADAAGLLGLSKGVAVVGGGGDQAAGAVGNGIVKKGVISATMGTSGVVFAHSDEVQIDPDGRVHTFCHAVRDKWHVMGVVLSAGGSLQWYRNQLCEQQVAEAKRKKVDPYELISAQAEQAPPGSEGLFFLPYLTGERTPHADPDARAAWIGLSLRHGRSHLGRAVMEGATYAMRDSLEIIKELNIPVREIRLSGGGARSPFWRQLQADIYGQKVVTINAEEGPAYGVALLAAAGTGAYKDVVEACSSTIRVVQSTSVNSKAKSIYNKAYPVFQGLYSSLKEDFPRINQLLK; encoded by the coding sequence ATGGCTGTTTTTCTGGGTGTGGATGTGGGAACCAGTGGTACCAAAACACTGGCGATGCAGGAAGATGGAACCATTCTGGCGTCTGCGACGGAAGAGTACCCGCTCTATAGTCCGCACCCCGGCTGGTCAGAGCAGGACCCGGAAGACTGGTGGCAGGCAACAATCAAGAGCATACGCAAGGTCCTCAAGACGGGCAAAATCAAAGCCGCAGACGTCAAAGGCATCGGGTTGAGCGGGCAGATGCACGGCAGTGTGTTTCTGAATAAGGAACATGAAGTCATCCGCCCTGCTCTACTGTGGAATGATCAGCGCACCGCAGCTGAGTGTGCGGAAATTGAACAGCGGGCCGGCGGTCGTAAAAAGCTGATCAAGCTGGTCGCCAATCCGGCCCTGACCGGTTTCACTGCGCCCAAGATTCTCTGGTTGCGGAATCATGAACCGAAACATTTCGACAAGACCGTTCAGGTACTGCTGCCCAAAGACTATATCCGTTTCCGCCTGACCGGCGAATTCGCGACCGAAGTCAGCGACGCATCCGGTACTCTGCTGCTGGATGTCAAACAGCGGAACTGGAGTCGTCCTTTGTTGAGTAAGCTCGAACTGGATGACAGTCTGCTGCCTGACGTTTATGAGTCCGAAGATGTCAGCGGTCATCTGACCGCTGATGCAGCCGGCCTGCTGGGACTCTCCAAGGGAGTCGCAGTCGTCGGCGGTGGAGGAGACCAGGCTGCGGGAGCCGTGGGGAACGGCATCGTCAAAAAAGGTGTGATCTCGGCGACGATGGGAACCAGCGGCGTGGTCTTTGCACACAGCGATGAAGTGCAGATCGATCCTGACGGACGCGTGCATACGTTCTGCCATGCGGTTCGCGATAAGTGGCACGTCATGGGCGTAGTTCTCTCAGCCGGGGGAAGTCTGCAGTGGTATCGCAATCAGTTGTGCGAACAGCAGGTGGCGGAGGCAAAACGGAAGAAGGTCGATCCATACGAACTGATTTCCGCCCAGGCAGAGCAGGCACCTCCCGGAAGTGAAGGCCTGTTCTTTCTGCCTTACCTGACCGGCGAGCGGACCCCCCATGCCGATCCCGATGCGCGGGCTGCCTGGATTGGGCTGAGCTTAAGACATGGTCGCTCCCATCTGGGGCGGGCAGTCATGGAAGGCGCCACCTACGCGATGCGGGACTCGCTGGAAATTATCAAGGAACTGAATATTCCGGTCAGGGAAATTCGACTCTCGGGTGGTGGTGCCCGCAGCCCCTTCTGGAGACAGCTGCAGGCGGATATCTACGGTCAGAAGGTGGTGACCATCAACGCGGAAGAAGGACCAGCTTATGGGGTGGCGCTGCTGGCAGCCGCGGGAACCGGGGCCTATAAAGATGTAGTCGAAGCCTGTTCATCCACCATTCGGGTGGTGCAGAGTACGAGCGTAAACTCAAAGGCGAAAAGCATCTACAACAAAGCCTATCCCGTTTTTCAGGGGCTCTACTCCTCGCTTAAGGAGGATTTTCCCCGCATTAATCAGCTCTTAAAGTAG
- a CDS encoding sulfotransferase family protein encodes MTKQSVNKNGSTQGPFCVWSGIDFVNFVKLMRLRPTIRWSGIYRLISSGVLSLSNSCLSGLESLIYSRKVKQTKLESPVFIIGHWRSGTTLLHNLMSMDQQFIYPNMGAMLFPSHFLLTERVLKHVVKHLIPKQRPMDNMPVTWDLPQEDETSILLLHLMSPYLAIAFSDQPEVYDRFYELDQLTPKEDKVWRDTFRYFMQKLTYRSGGNKRVLLKSPTHTFRIRFLLDMFPDARFVYIHRNPYKVYNSTLHLRKTMFGDNGFAPLDMEKVEEDMSNIYVNHLHVYERDRQIVPEGQLHEVSFEDLTADPVSELKKVYEHLNLTGFEDLEKNMQPYLKDQKSYKKNKYEMDAAQEKKIYERWQKAFEMFGYERLPSDALIKKARVAS; translated from the coding sequence ATGACCAAACAATCGGTAAATAAAAATGGATCGACCCAGGGCCCGTTTTGCGTCTGGTCCGGCATCGATTTTGTCAACTTCGTCAAACTGATGCGGTTACGTCCTACTATTCGCTGGTCCGGTATTTACCGTTTGATTTCTTCAGGCGTTCTGAGTCTTTCCAATTCCTGTTTGAGCGGACTCGAAAGTCTGATCTACAGTCGCAAAGTCAAGCAGACAAAACTCGAATCACCGGTCTTCATCATCGGTCACTGGCGGAGTGGCACCACGCTGCTGCATAACCTGATGTCGATGGATCAGCAGTTTATCTATCCCAATATGGGAGCCATGCTGTTTCCCTCACACTTTCTGCTGACCGAACGCGTGCTGAAACATGTCGTCAAGCACCTGATTCCCAAACAGCGGCCGATGGACAATATGCCTGTCACCTGGGACCTGCCACAGGAAGATGAAACATCGATCCTGTTACTGCACCTGATGTCCCCCTACCTGGCGATCGCCTTTAGTGATCAGCCTGAAGTCTATGACCGGTTTTATGAACTCGATCAGCTGACTCCCAAAGAAGACAAAGTCTGGCGGGATACCTTCCGCTACTTCATGCAGAAACTGACCTATCGCTCTGGTGGTAACAAGCGTGTGTTGTTGAAATCACCGACACACACGTTTCGTATCCGCTTCCTGCTGGATATGTTCCCCGATGCCCGGTTCGTCTATATTCACCGTAATCCGTATAAGGTTTACAATTCGACATTGCATCTGCGAAAGACCATGTTCGGCGATAATGGCTTTGCTCCGCTCGACATGGAAAAAGTCGAAGAAGATATGTCGAACATTTACGTCAATCACCTGCACGTTTACGAGCGGGATCGCCAGATTGTTCCGGAAGGACAATTACACGAAGTCAGCTTTGAGGATCTCACTGCCGATCCAGTGAGTGAACTGAAAAAAGTCTACGAGCATCTGAACCTGACCGGGTTTGAAGACTTGGAAAAGAACATGCAGCCGTATTTGAAGGATCAGAAATCCTACAAGAAAAACAAATACGAAATGGATGCTGCCCAGGAAAAGAAAATCTACGAACGCTGGCAGAAAGCGTTCGAGATGTTCGGCTATGAACGGCTGCCTTCCGATGCCCTCATTAAGAAAGCCCGTGTCGCTTCCTGA
- a CDS encoding DUF1080 domain-containing protein has translation MTGLKRVFRVLVVLMFLGTAYQTYANLVEEYKNGLIWEEPKVVETAPHQPPSDAIVLFDGKNMDQWKGGDKWKIKDGYVVADKQSIETKQSFGDCQLHIEFATPAKVEGNGQGRGNSGVFLMGNYEVQILDSYDNKTYFDGQAAAIYKQYPPLVNACRKPGEWQSYDIIFNAPRFNEYGQLVKPAYLTVIQNGVIVQNHTELQGATYYHQPPFYTAHEDKLPIELQFHKNPVKFRNIWIRELAEIHPVGCVCPE, from the coding sequence ATGACCGGACTGAAACGCGTTTTTCGTGTACTCGTTGTTTTAATGTTTCTGGGAACCGCCTATCAAACCTACGCCAACCTGGTCGAAGAATATAAAAATGGTCTGATCTGGGAAGAACCCAAGGTCGTAGAAACGGCCCCGCATCAGCCTCCATCCGATGCGATCGTCCTCTTCGATGGGAAGAATATGGATCAATGGAAGGGGGGCGACAAGTGGAAGATCAAAGACGGGTATGTCGTCGCTGACAAACAGAGCATCGAGACCAAACAGTCATTTGGCGACTGCCAGCTGCACATTGAATTCGCGACTCCGGCCAAAGTCGAAGGCAACGGCCAGGGGCGTGGCAACAGTGGTGTGTTTCTGATGGGAAATTATGAAGTTCAGATTCTCGATTCGTATGACAACAAAACCTACTTCGACGGTCAGGCTGCTGCCATCTACAAGCAGTATCCACCGCTGGTGAATGCCTGCCGCAAGCCGGGTGAATGGCAGTCTTACGACATCATTTTCAACGCACCCCGCTTCAATGAGTACGGCCAGCTGGTCAAGCCTGCATACCTGACCGTCATTCAGAATGGCGTTATCGTACAGAACCACACGGAACTGCAGGGGGCAACTTACTACCACCAGCCCCCCTTCTATACGGCCCATGAAGACAAGCTGCCCATTGAGTTGCAGTTTCACAAGAATCCGGTCAAATTCCGTAATATCTGGATTCGCGAGCTGGCAGAGATTCATCCCGTCGGCTGTGTCTGTCCTGAGTAA
- a CDS encoding secondary thiamine-phosphate synthase enzyme YjbQ, translating into MAWIQKQIRLPALPRGFHIVTREVLSEVPELSQIETGLMHVFIMHTSASLSINENADPDVPVDLEMSFNKIAPESFPYIHTCEGPDDMPAHVKASMIGNSLTIPISGGRLCLGTWQGIYLCEHRNHGGSRRLVVTIQGE; encoded by the coding sequence ATGGCCTGGATACAGAAACAGATCCGACTGCCCGCGCTGCCGCGCGGTTTTCATATCGTCACACGGGAAGTGCTCAGCGAAGTTCCTGAACTGTCCCAGATTGAAACCGGGTTGATGCATGTCTTCATCATGCATACCTCCGCCTCACTCTCGATTAATGAGAATGCGGATCCGGATGTCCCCGTCGATCTGGAAATGTCGTTCAACAAGATCGCCCCGGAATCGTTTCCCTATATTCATACCTGCGAAGGCCCCGATGACATGCCGGCGCATGTGAAAGCATCCATGATTGGAAATTCGTTGACGATCCCCATCAGCGGCGGGCGTCTCTGCCTGGGTACCTGGCAGGGGATTTATCTCTGCGAGCATCGTAACCACGGCGGCAGCCGACGACTGGTCGTCACGATTCAAGGCGAATAG
- a CDS encoding sulfite exporter TauE/SafE family protein — MDWWQNLLLAGVGVIAGMLNVLAGGGSLIVMPTMIFLGIPGAVTNGTARVAILGQNLTAIAGFRQKGFSDFKLSFSLALCALPGTFLGAFLGTKITGVWFNRILATVMLGVLVSMILGQRKKKKPPQNVTEEPTAGSQEASTVATEPAESTGHSVAGHLLMVLAGFYGGFIQAGIGFILIAIMNNLMKIDLVRTNMHKVFIVAIYTIAAIGIFAWQGKIYWATGLYLTVGMSVGGWIGSHLAVSKGESFIRTVLYVAIVCMSIRLLLM, encoded by the coding sequence TTGGACTGGTGGCAGAATTTATTACTGGCTGGCGTCGGTGTGATTGCAGGTATGCTGAATGTTCTGGCCGGCGGTGGCTCTCTGATCGTGATGCCAACGATGATCTTTCTGGGAATTCCAGGGGCCGTCACAAATGGAACGGCCCGCGTGGCAATCCTGGGACAGAACCTCACAGCGATCGCCGGTTTCAGACAGAAGGGATTTTCCGACTTCAAACTCAGCTTTTCCCTGGCGCTGTGTGCGTTACCCGGTACTTTTCTGGGAGCGTTTCTGGGAACCAAAATCACAGGTGTCTGGTTCAACCGTATCCTGGCAACCGTGATGCTGGGCGTGCTGGTCTCGATGATTCTGGGGCAACGCAAAAAGAAAAAGCCCCCACAGAATGTCACTGAGGAACCGACCGCCGGTTCACAGGAAGCGAGTACGGTAGCAACCGAGCCTGCAGAATCCACAGGCCATTCGGTGGCAGGACACCTGTTGATGGTACTGGCTGGCTTTTATGGCGGTTTCATTCAGGCAGGGATCGGGTTTATCCTGATTGCGATCATGAACAACCTGATGAAGATCGATCTGGTCCGCACGAACATGCATAAGGTCTTCATCGTCGCAATTTACACCATTGCCGCCATCGGCATTTTTGCCTGGCAGGGTAAAATATACTGGGCAACCGGATTGTACCTGACAGTAGGGATGTCCGTTGGGGGCTGGATCGGCTCACACCTGGCGGTGAGTAAAGGAGAGTCATTCATACGCACGGTGCTGTATGTGGCTATAGTTTGTATGTCGATCCGGTTATTATTGATGTAG
- the cydB gene encoding cytochrome d ubiquinol oxidase subunit II: METLWLILLVFMIATYVVLDGFDLGIGVLHLILAKNRSEQKQIMQSIAPLWDGNEVWLIAAGGTMMMAFPGFMSAMFSGFYLPLTMVVWLLIFRAISIELPHFLEDSLWVHFWNMMLFVSSGLLVIILGAAMANVFRGVPLNAEGDFFEPLWTNFRIGKQTGILDWFTILGGITSAVILLHHGALWLIAKTDGAIQQRAQTSANWLWGGSVLLTLIMLTACYLVQPHAQASFSDHPWIWTLPALAFVALGGTLLLRRLDRPMFAFLCSVSFIYLFIFGGTAALYPNLLPGLNPEHHLTIYNTSPSPEKLAVTLWWWIPGIILVGVYFTILFRSLPKVISAAATDDH; this comes from the coding sequence ATGGAAACACTCTGGTTAATATTACTGGTCTTTATGATTGCGACCTATGTCGTGCTGGATGGCTTCGATCTGGGAATCGGCGTTCTGCATCTGATCCTGGCCAAAAATCGTTCGGAACAGAAACAGATTATGCAGTCCATCGCCCCGCTCTGGGATGGAAACGAAGTCTGGCTGATCGCCGCGGGTGGCACCATGATGATGGCCTTTCCGGGCTTCATGAGTGCGATGTTCAGCGGCTTCTATCTTCCCCTGACGATGGTCGTCTGGCTGTTGATCTTCCGGGCCATCAGTATTGAGCTGCCACACTTTCTCGAAGATTCCCTGTGGGTCCATTTCTGGAATATGATGCTGTTTGTCTCCAGCGGACTGCTGGTCATCATTCTGGGAGCGGCAATGGCGAATGTTTTTCGCGGCGTCCCCCTCAATGCAGAAGGTGACTTCTTCGAACCGTTGTGGACCAATTTCCGAATCGGCAAGCAGACAGGCATTCTGGACTGGTTCACGATTCTGGGAGGCATCACCTCTGCAGTGATTCTGCTGCATCATGGTGCACTCTGGTTGATTGCCAAAACAGACGGCGCTATTCAACAACGGGCGCAAACCAGTGCCAACTGGCTATGGGGAGGCTCCGTGCTGCTCACGCTGATCATGCTCACCGCCTGTTACCTGGTCCAGCCACACGCCCAGGCCAGCTTCTCTGATCATCCGTGGATCTGGACTCTGCCCGCTCTGGCATTCGTGGCACTGGGAGGCACGCTGTTACTCCGCAGACTGGATCGCCCGATGTTCGCGTTCCTGTGTTCGGTCAGCTTTATTTATCTGTTCATCTTTGGTGGCACAGCTGCACTCTACCCGAACCTGCTACCCGGTTTGAATCCGGAGCATCATCTGACGATTTATAACACGTCGCCGTCTCCCGAAAAGCTGGCCGTCACCCTCTGGTGGTGGATTCCCGGAATCATATTGGTCGGCGTTTATTTCACGATCCTCTTTCGTTCACTACCGAAAGTCATTTCCGCTGCAGCAACCGACGACCATTAA
- a CDS encoding DUF1614 domain-containing protein, whose amino-acid sequence MSSPQPNPYANAQAAGCMLFSLMIFLGCILPLMFVNLAETALRNLHLSPMAAVLVLFGMIFGSLINFPIARFPLDKEVNVPYFGPLGGVQIMPQMQKLRQEAIVAVNLGGCVIPVLLAIWLSRYIFAGGQTPTLAMIFGMALNILICNRTSRLVPGMGIVIPFFIPPLVAVCSTILGFGILAPMAGEVGRDFEALRAPVAFVIGISGPLIGADLMHWNDFKKLEAPSISIGGAGTWDGIVLSGLIAALVI is encoded by the coding sequence GTGTCGAGCCCGCAACCGAATCCCTACGCTAATGCCCAGGCCGCTGGCTGCATGCTGTTCAGCCTGATGATCTTTCTGGGATGCATCCTGCCCCTGATGTTCGTGAATCTGGCAGAAACCGCACTGAGAAACCTGCATTTGAGCCCCATGGCTGCGGTTCTGGTCCTGTTCGGCATGATCTTCGGTTCGCTGATCAACTTCCCCATCGCCCGCTTCCCGCTGGATAAAGAGGTGAATGTTCCCTACTTTGGCCCCCTGGGAGGTGTGCAGATCATGCCTCAGATGCAGAAACTGCGTCAGGAAGCGATCGTGGCCGTCAATCTGGGAGGCTGTGTCATTCCTGTCCTGCTGGCGATCTGGCTCTCGCGATACATCTTTGCAGGAGGTCAGACACCCACCCTGGCCATGATTTTCGGCATGGCATTGAATATTCTGATCTGCAACCGCACCTCGCGGCTGGTACCCGGTATGGGAATTGTGATTCCGTTTTTCATCCCTCCGCTGGTGGCTGTCTGCTCCACAATTCTGGGCTTTGGAATCCTCGCCCCGATGGCGGGTGAAGTCGGTCGCGACTTCGAAGCACTGCGTGCCCCGGTTGCTTTCGTGATTGGAATCTCCGGCCCCCTGATCGGTGCTGACCTGATGCACTGGAATGACTTCAAAAAACTGGAAGCCCCCTCCATCAGCATTGGTGGCGCGGGAACCTGGGACGGGATTGTCCTCTCCGGTCTGATCGCGGCCCTGGTTATTTAG
- a CDS encoding cytochrome ubiquinol oxidase subunit I — MLDSLLLHRVQFAFTASFHYLFPQLTMGLALLIFILKTLGLRGHAWADVAARFWLKIFGLTFVMGVVTGIPLEFQFGTNWSQLVKSTGSILGQTLAMEGIFAFFLESAFLYLLIFGEKKLSKKLHWGVSFLLLLGTWLSGYFIICTNAFLQHPVGYRIDENGIYHLTSIWALLSNPWALKQYLHTMTGSVITGSFTMSSIAAYHLLKREHVDISRKYLKVSVIVGFTASLIAVMPTGDWEAKQVLKHQPVKFAAMEGHFHTEDGAGMVLIGQPNLDELKIDNPIIIPNVLSFLTYASWNAEVKGLTAYDRDLWPDNIELLYFSYHIMAGLGTIFIALMGLSSLMLFKGKLHTTRWLLWLLMLSLPFPFIANTAGWFTAEIGRQPWLIYGLMKTADGASRNISEGNVMFTLLGFLGLYLLLSVLYFFLATRLIAHGPDRLPQVDAEIATGEGT; from the coding sequence ATGCTGGATTCACTCCTGTTACATCGCGTGCAGTTTGCTTTTACCGCCTCGTTTCATTATCTGTTCCCCCAACTGACAATGGGCCTGGCACTGCTGATTTTTATTCTCAAGACACTGGGACTGCGCGGCCATGCCTGGGCCGATGTCGCAGCTCGCTTCTGGCTGAAAATATTCGGACTGACCTTTGTCATGGGGGTGGTCACCGGGATTCCACTTGAATTCCAGTTCGGGACGAACTGGTCTCAACTGGTGAAGTCCACCGGATCGATTCTGGGCCAGACCCTGGCGATGGAGGGAATCTTCGCCTTCTTCCTGGAATCGGCGTTTCTGTACCTGTTGATCTTTGGGGAGAAGAAACTCAGTAAGAAACTGCACTGGGGTGTCTCGTTTCTCTTACTGCTAGGCACATGGCTGAGTGGCTACTTCATTATCTGTACCAACGCGTTTCTGCAGCATCCGGTAGGTTATCGCATCGATGAGAACGGCATCTACCACCTCACCAGCATCTGGGCACTGCTCAGCAATCCCTGGGCTCTCAAACAGTATCTGCACACGATGACCGGCTCCGTGATCACGGGCAGCTTCACCATGTCTTCGATCGCCGCCTACCATCTGCTGAAACGAGAGCATGTGGATATTTCGAGGAAGTATTTGAAGGTCTCCGTAATCGTCGGATTTACAGCCAGTCTGATCGCCGTCATGCCGACCGGAGACTGGGAGGCGAAACAGGTGTTGAAGCATCAGCCCGTCAAGTTCGCAGCCATGGAAGGCCACTTTCATACCGAAGATGGTGCCGGCATGGTTTTGATCGGCCAACCCAACCTGGATGAACTTAAGATCGATAACCCGATCATTATCCCCAACGTGCTTTCCTTTTTGACCTATGCCAGTTGGAATGCAGAAGTGAAGGGATTGACCGCCTACGATCGCGATCTCTGGCCGGACAATATTGAACTGCTTTACTTCTCGTATCACATCATGGCCGGTTTAGGTACGATCTTCATCGCGCTGATGGGGCTGAGTAGCCTGATGCTGTTTAAAGGAAAATTGCACACCACGCGCTGGTTGCTCTGGCTGCTGATGCTTTCGCTGCCCTTTCCGTTCATCGCCAATACGGCAGGCTGGTTTACCGCTGAGATCGGTCGGCAGCCCTGGTTGATTTATGGATTGATGAAAACCGCAGACGGCGCCTCCCGGAATATTTCGGAAGGGAACGTGATGTTTACCCTGCTGGGCTTTCTGGGACTTTACCTGCTGTTGTCCGTATTGTATTTCTTCCTGGCCACCCGCCTGATTGCCCACGGACCGGACAGACTGCCACAAGTTGACGCTGAAATCGCTACTGGAGAGGGTACATAA
- the aroC gene encoding chorismate synthase produces the protein MAGNSFGQAFRITTAGESHGPGNVVIIDGVPPGIPISVEDLLVDLNRRKPGQSKIVTQRKEADHPEILAGVFEGVTTGTSLAILIRNEDQRSKDYSDIKDKYRPGHADYTYDAKYGFRDYRGGGRSSARETNVRVAAGVVAKKILQTAFGGQIVGYVTQVGHLKAEIADPTTITTEQVEQFADGTPNPVRCPDHGLAQEMISFIDQIRKDGDSIGGVAEVVALNVPPGLGEPVFDKLKADIAKALFSIPAVLGVEYGSGFGCATMRGSENNDHFVAEQHEGTPVISTDSNRHGGSLGGISTGQPLVFRAAVKPTSSLLIEQPTVTRSGEATTIRTKGRHDPCLLPRFVPIAEAMLAITLADHWLRWRAQCEATPERPDHV, from the coding sequence ATGGCAGGAAATTCATTTGGACAAGCCTTTCGGATCACAACAGCTGGCGAAAGCCACGGTCCGGGCAACGTAGTTATTATTGATGGTGTTCCCCCGGGAATCCCGATAAGCGTGGAAGATCTGCTCGTCGACCTCAACCGGCGGAAACCCGGGCAGAGCAAGATCGTCACTCAGCGGAAAGAAGCCGATCATCCGGAAATTCTGGCGGGCGTCTTCGAAGGTGTGACCACCGGCACGAGTCTTGCCATCCTGATCCGGAACGAGGATCAGCGGAGCAAAGACTACAGCGATATCAAAGACAAGTATCGCCCCGGACACGCCGACTACACTTATGACGCCAAGTACGGTTTCCGCGATTATCGTGGTGGCGGGCGTTCCAGTGCACGTGAGACCAATGTGCGCGTAGCCGCGGGGGTGGTCGCCAAGAAAATCCTGCAGACGGCCTTCGGCGGACAGATCGTCGGCTATGTCACCCAGGTAGGGCATCTCAAAGCCGAGATCGCCGATCCCACCACGATCACCACAGAACAGGTCGAACAGTTTGCCGATGGGACACCGAATCCCGTGCGCTGTCCGGACCACGGTCTGGCACAGGAGATGATCTCGTTCATTGATCAGATCCGCAAAGACGGGGATTCAATTGGCGGTGTCGCGGAAGTCGTGGCTCTGAATGTTCCTCCGGGACTGGGTGAGCCGGTATTCGACAAACTCAAGGCAGACATCGCAAAAGCATTATTCAGCATCCCGGCCGTGCTGGGAGTCGAATATGGTTCCGGTTTTGGCTGTGCCACCATGCGGGGAAGCGAGAATAACGATCACTTTGTCGCGGAACAACACGAGGGTACGCCGGTCATCAGCACCGATTCCAATCGACATGGTGGTAGCCTGGGTGGCATTTCCACCGGACAGCCGCTGGTGTTCCGTGCCGCAGTGAAGCCAACCAGCAGCCTGCTGATTGAACAGCCCACCGTGACCCGCTCAGGAGAAGCAACGACGATCCGTACCAAGGGCCGTCACGATCCCTGCCTGCTGCCCCGGTTCGTCCCCATCGCGGAAGCCATGCTGGCCATAACGCTGGCTGATCACTGGTTACGCTGGCGGGCGCAGTGCGAAGCGACACCGGAGCGGCCCGACCACGTCTAA